The following are encoded together in the Novipirellula galeiformis genome:
- a CDS encoding glutamine amidotransferase — protein MDLFPTIRFAGEMPAGVVLAIALAAAFAVMWYYVRETRTLATPYSYLLPALRGAAVALVIFILAGPVWHRRQVIGTLGKVTFAIDASASMSVTDSTNFEPSESRLRRATRLLEGTPENPGWVPQLSETHEIDVIAYSSGTPVRLWSSGDEESLTASLHLIADGNRSNLASAITSMATEVNSEVLSGDAKPSANAESDHDSSDESETANAAENSQTQTRSALVIMTEGRHNLGPSPVDAARRVGSTAMQVVTLGIGSEDEPSDIGISQVLRPDTVAADGKLTGKLIVKQFGMSGRPLGLRIEHRGETVWQQRIAPDVEGDTEVPFDFDVEPLVKALQNESIRGVSRSAVVLDLRAVIDGAPESDHPRNDLATNQNIMTQNNSMSFRVAASTRDRRLLILDGSSRWETRYLHNLFDRDPAWQVDLVLYGPGTDTATVQRGDQAGQFPATGEAIAKYDAIILGEVPAEQINSTDVMLLRQFVSRGGGLVVVDGRYDRLRPLVQTQLSDLVPVTYPNDTGVIDGGKLEPRGVGLEHPMMLLRPSAGTDIGEVVDQWNRLPEPIYVNKVEAQAGAEVWAQVRQRGDDASPWLVTRLYGAGRVFYFASDQTWRWRYKLADELHARFWNQVLSAVMQPPYSASDSFVALGTDRVEYEVGDRSLIRVRLQGPSGKPLGDATVDALLVAEERVVATVPLSLENPARGTYQGQTPPLEQGEFEIHIRASGFDASALQATTPIWVGTPDHAELRRVGLDKNALVQIAQAGKGRYYHESSAEELLENLKPLSSGSVIESDVLIWQSFYWFWLVIALLTAEWLLRKRAGLV, from the coding sequence GCAAAGTGACGTTCGCGATTGACGCTTCGGCGAGCATGTCGGTCACCGACAGCACCAACTTTGAGCCCTCCGAATCGCGACTTCGCCGGGCAACGCGACTTTTGGAGGGAACACCTGAAAATCCCGGCTGGGTCCCACAACTCAGCGAAACCCATGAGATCGACGTGATCGCCTACAGCTCGGGAACGCCGGTCCGGTTGTGGTCCAGTGGCGACGAAGAGTCTCTAACGGCTTCATTGCATTTAATTGCCGATGGCAACCGTAGCAACTTGGCTTCGGCGATCACATCGATGGCTACCGAAGTGAATTCGGAGGTGCTCAGTGGAGACGCTAAGCCGAGTGCTAACGCAGAATCGGATCACGATTCGAGTGACGAGTCCGAAACCGCAAATGCGGCTGAAAATTCGCAGACGCAAACCCGTTCGGCCTTGGTGATCATGACCGAGGGACGGCACAACTTGGGGCCTTCGCCGGTCGACGCTGCCCGGCGGGTTGGATCAACGGCGATGCAGGTGGTGACATTGGGGATCGGATCCGAAGACGAACCTAGCGACATTGGTATCTCTCAAGTGCTCCGCCCCGACACGGTGGCTGCGGACGGAAAGCTAACCGGAAAGTTGATCGTCAAGCAATTTGGGATGAGCGGTCGACCGCTGGGATTGCGGATTGAACATCGCGGGGAAACGGTTTGGCAGCAGCGAATCGCTCCCGACGTCGAGGGAGACACCGAAGTGCCTTTTGACTTTGATGTCGAACCCTTGGTCAAGGCGTTGCAAAACGAGTCCATTCGAGGTGTCAGTCGTAGCGCGGTGGTATTGGATTTGCGTGCGGTGATCGATGGGGCCCCCGAATCGGACCATCCCCGCAATGATTTGGCGACAAACCAAAACATCATGACTCAAAACAATTCGATGTCGTTCCGCGTTGCCGCCTCGACACGGGATCGCCGGTTATTGATTCTTGATGGCTCGAGTCGTTGGGAAACACGCTACTTGCATAATTTGTTTGATCGTGACCCGGCCTGGCAAGTCGACCTGGTGTTGTATGGACCGGGCACCGACACCGCGACCGTACAACGGGGCGACCAAGCGGGTCAATTCCCTGCCACGGGGGAAGCGATAGCGAAATACGACGCCATTATTTTGGGCGAGGTGCCGGCGGAACAAATCAATTCAACTGATGTGATGTTGCTACGACAATTTGTCAGTCGTGGGGGTGGGTTAGTCGTTGTCGATGGACGCTACGACCGATTGCGTCCCCTCGTGCAAACTCAATTGTCGGATCTCGTTCCCGTTACGTATCCAAACGATACAGGCGTAATCGACGGTGGCAAATTGGAGCCTCGCGGGGTGGGGTTGGAACATCCAATGATGTTGCTACGCCCCTCCGCAGGAACGGACATCGGTGAAGTCGTTGATCAGTGGAACCGTTTACCCGAGCCGATTTACGTCAACAAGGTCGAGGCCCAAGCCGGCGCTGAAGTTTGGGCCCAGGTCCGCCAACGTGGCGACGACGCGTCGCCATGGTTGGTCACCCGATTGTACGGTGCAGGTCGCGTCTTCTATTTTGCTTCGGACCAAACGTGGCGATGGCGTTATAAGTTGGCCGATGAGCTGCACGCTCGGTTTTGGAACCAAGTACTCAGCGCCGTGATGCAACCGCCCTATTCGGCGAGCGATTCGTTTGTCGCACTCGGCACCGATCGTGTGGAGTACGAAGTCGGTGACCGCTCGCTGATCCGTGTGCGGTTACAGGGCCCAAGCGGAAAACCGCTGGGCGACGCCACCGTCGATGCGTTATTGGTGGCCGAGGAACGGGTCGTAGCGACGGTCCCCTTGTCGCTAGAAAACCCCGCACGCGGTACTTACCAGGGACAAACTCCGCCGTTGGAGCAGGGCGAATTTGAAATCCACATTCGAGCAAGCGGTTTCGATGCGAGTGCCCTTCAAGCGACCACGCCAATTTGGGTAGGCACGCCCGATCACGCCGAACTTCGACGCGTCGGATTGGACAAGAACGCCTTGGTTCAGATCGCCCAGGCAGGCAAGGGCAGGTATTACCATGAATCATCGGCCGAGGAGTTGCTTGAGAACTTGAAACCGCTTTCGAGTGGCTCGGTGATTGAGTCCGATGTTTTGATCTGGCAGTCTTTCTATTGGTTTTGGTTGGTCATCGCGTTGTTGACTGCAGAGTGGTTGTTACGCAAACGAGCTGGATTGGTGTAA